In the Sandaracinus amylolyticus genome, TGGATCGACGAGGCGATACCAGGGGACGAGCTCGTCGTAGAGCAGCGGCTGCATGAAGAGCGCATACGCGCGCGGATTGCGCGGCGTTACCGGGTAACGTCCTGATCGCGTCGAGCGAACGAGCGAGCGATGAACCGCGAGCAGATCGTGACCCAGCTGCGCGCGCTCGGTGTGCGCGAAGGCGGCGTGCTCCTCGTCCACACGTCCTTTCGCGCGGTGCGCCCGATCGAAGGCGGCCCGCGCGCGCTGATCGACGCGCTGCGCGATGCGATCGGGCGCGACGGCACGTTGGTCATGCCGACGATGACCGACGGCGAGAGCGTGTTCGATCCCGCCTCCACGCCGACGCTCGACATGGGCATCGTCGCGGAGACGTTCTGGCGCGAGCCCGGAGTCGTCCGCAGCACGCACCCTGGCGCGTCGTTCGCGGCGGTGGGCCCGCACGCGCAGGAGATCTGCGCGCCGCAGCCGCTCTCGCCGCCGCACGGCATCGAGAGCCCGGTGGGCCACGTGCACGAGCTCGGTGGACAGGTGCTGCTGCTCGGCGTCGAGCACAGCGAGAGCACGACCGTGCATCTCGCGGAGTCGATCGCGCAGGTGCCCTACTCGGTCGAGCACCCCTGCGTCATCGCGGAGGCGACCACGATCCTGATCGCCGAGACCGATCACTGCTGCATCGGCTTCCGCAAGCTCGATACGTGGCTCCGCGCGCGCGACCTGCAGCGCGAGGGCCGCGTCGGCAGCGCGCACGCGCGGCTGTGCGACGCGCGCGATGTCGTGCGGGTCGCAGTCGAGCAGCTCGAGCGCGACCCGCTGGTGTTCTTGTGCGAGGCGAGCGCGCGCTGCGAGGAATGCGACCGCGCGCGTGCGAGCATCGACGGATGCCGCTGATCGAGCTCGTCTGGGACCCGGACTGTCCCAACGTCGAGGGCGCGCGCGAGGCTCTGCGAGCCGCGCTCGGGCGCGTGGGAGCTCCACTCGAATGGCGCGAGTGGCGACGCGACGATCCCGAAGCCCCCGAGCACGCGCGCCGCGCAGGCTCGCCCGCGATCCTGATCGACGGGCGCGACGTCGAAGGTCACGAGACCACGGGCGCCGCGTGCTGCCGGATCTACGTCGGTCCCGACGGCCGGCGCGCGGGCGCGCCGAGCGTCGACGCGATCGTCGCCGCGCTCGAGCGCACCCGCGCGTGATGCTCTTCACCGCGGCGGGTGCTCGAGCTCCACGAGGCTCGTCCGGAGCACCTCGAATCGCGACCTGCCCGCGGTCGACACGATCCCCCAAGGCTCGTCGGTGTCGACGATCACGAGAGCGCGCTCACCATCGGTTCGCTCCGCGACGATCGTGCACGCGATCACGCCCGGCTGCGGGTACGGGCCATCCGCGGAGAC is a window encoding:
- a CDS encoding AAC(3) family N-acetyltransferase, whose amino-acid sequence is MNREQIVTQLRALGVREGGVLLVHTSFRAVRPIEGGPRALIDALRDAIGRDGTLVMPTMTDGESVFDPASTPTLDMGIVAETFWREPGVVRSTHPGASFAAVGPHAQEICAPQPLSPPHGIESPVGHVHELGGQVLLLGVEHSESTTVHLAESIAQVPYSVEHPCVIAEATTILIAETDHCCIGFRKLDTWLRARDLQREGRVGSAHARLCDARDVVRVAVEQLERDPLVFLCEASARCEECDRARASIDGCR